From the genome of Candidatus Dadabacteria bacterium:
CAGATAGAGGGTTTTCCGTACCCAAGAGAAAGAACCAGATTGGCAGTTTTTCTCCCGACCCCACGGAATTCTAAAAGCTCGTCAATACTGTCCGGAACCCGACCGTCATATTCGTCTATCAGCTTTTCACATATCCCGATGATGTTCTGTGCTTTTACCCTGTAGAAACCAACGGGATATATAAGGTCTCTTACCCTTTTTTCCCCGAGCTCCAGTATCGTATGCGGAGTTGAAGCTTCGCGGAAAAGCCTCGCGGAGGCCTCGGCCGTGGTTTCGTCCTTGGTTCTCAGGCTGAGTACGGTGGAAATAAGAACCCTGAAAGGACTTTTTGAGGAAACGGCCGTAAGCGTAACCACGGGAACGTTCCATCCGGCGGCCTCCTTTCTAAGCACTCCCAGTACCCTTCCGATGTTCTTACTCTCGAGTTTTACGGTCATATCAGTCGGAAGCGAGGCTTTACTGGATTCGGGAGTCTTCAGTGCCGCCGGCACACTTACCTGCTATATCCTCCCATTTCTGGAAAAACACCTTAAGTGCTAACTCGGCCTCGCCGAAGTTCGACAGTGATATAAGTTCCAAGATTCTTGCAACTTCCGGTACGCTGTTTTCATTTTTCAGCGTGTAGGGATGTATGTAATTGCAGATATCGCCGTAATTAAGCACCAGATAGCTTTGGGAATCGAACTGGACAAGCCATTTTCTAAGGTCTTCCAGACTTCGGTCAAGATTGCGCAGAAAAAGCTTAAGAGGATTAGCAGAGTCTTCGGACATTGTCTTTTCGATCTTTTCCCGCGAGGAGGCCAGTCTCCTTTTTGACTGCTCAAGGGTTGAGTTGTAATGAATTGAGTTAAAGCCCCAGTGGGTATAAAAATTTTTTCTCCCCTCCTCGGAAAAAAGAAGAAACCACTCAAACGGAACAATGTTTTCAGACGCAAAACAATTAAGGGAATCAGAAGTGGGCGCAACAAAGTAGTTGGCAGCTTCATCCTTCATGAAAAGACAGTCGGGCAGGTCTTCGTGGGGCAGATCAAGGTGGTCTGAAAGCGCCTGACGAAACGCGCTGTACTCATTGCCGAACCATATTCCGAAAGGAGAGGTAGGACCACCC
Proteins encoded in this window:
- a CDS encoding endonuclease III — encoded protein: MTVKLESKNIGRVLGVLRKEAAGWNVPVVTLTAVSSKSPFRVLISTVLSLRTKDETTAEASARLFREASTPHTILELGEKRVRDLIYPVGFYRVKAQNIIGICEKLIDEYDGRVPDSIDELLEFRGVGRKTANLVLSLGYGKPSICVDIHVHRISNRWGYVDTKNPYETEMALQEKLPRKYWIEYNSLLVALGQQICRPLSPLCSRCPVSGYCSKRGVSRSR